Proteins from a single region of Thermodesulfobacteriota bacterium:
- a CDS encoding OmcA/MtrC family decaheme c-type cytochrome: MLAIFQYFLKCSFYFSPLFNLVLIFIFSFGLIGGCGGGGGGGGGVVPPPEVTGNKLNVEIIGASISPDRRPIVTFRLTDDEGDPIGTDGVSMNWVISRIERGKSEYIDYITRVQTSPTTGESAVQASSESSSEGSFQNLGNGVFTYTFAFVLPENFDSNITHTVGVYATKTIGSQRFVSNATFDFIPAGGQVSTVRDIVRVETCNTCHDPLEAHGGARRDVRLCVLCHSTEIEDPSSGEIVEHIDPGTGNNIGFEIMIHKIHYAEELPSVQAGIPYRFEAFMDQILDFSHVAFPQDARNCTKCHTGATQSENFKNNPTRNACGSCHDDVNFVSGTNHGGGIQLDDNNCSGCHIPFFGKEFDLSVEGSHTIPVKSAQIAGVNFEIVRVESAETGASTVKPGEHPKVTFNITTDLGETIPPTDMNFLRLTLAVPTREYSGQDYNGDGEIVSGDPTSPWTPGGENYIQETINVPGAAEGPDADGNFTYTFKAMIPNDASGSGAVGIEGYKCATVQGANQRRGGIACTPPPNSPDLNGNGIEDVGEVFNEVRFAGHNVVSYFPITDEEAVPRRMAVDTSTKCIACHGVFSRDFSVHGNIRNDSEYCALCHNPSHDTLSRQLPPVGETALTNSLDFKVFIHKIHTGENLTKQPYLLYSPPGGTFPNQSERAVNFGEVRYPGNTADCEACHLRGTNTLIPGTGVLGDDVLPSTNHEFTRGFNTKTITETFFTQPVISVCTSCHDSLGVSADGEALTGEGHLAGPQAEGDCANCHIAGDPLGVEEVHLPPLPPEERIIRPQPVD; the protein is encoded by the coding sequence ATGCTTGCTATTTTTCAATATTTTCTGAAATGTTCTTTTTATTTCTCTCCATTATTTAATCTTGTCTTGATATTTATATTCTCTTTCGGTCTCATCGGCGGTTGTGGTGGTGGGGGTGGAGGTGGTGGGGGAGTGGTTCCTCCTCCGGAAGTAACTGGAAATAAGCTTAATGTGGAGATCATCGGGGCTTCGATATCGCCTGACAGAAGACCGATCGTAACTTTCAGGCTTACGGATGATGAGGGAGACCCGATAGGAACGGACGGGGTTAGCATGAATTGGGTAATTTCCAGGATCGAAAGAGGAAAATCCGAGTACATTGACTATATTACCCGGGTTCAAACAAGCCCTACTACCGGCGAATCAGCCGTACAGGCCAGTTCAGAGAGTTCGTCAGAGGGTAGTTTTCAGAACCTGGGCAACGGGGTATTTACCTACACATTTGCTTTTGTTCTTCCGGAGAACTTTGATAGCAATATTACTCATACGGTGGGTGTTTATGCGACTAAGACTATAGGAAGCCAGAGATTTGTCTCAAACGCCACTTTCGATTTTATACCTGCGGGCGGTCAGGTCTCGACCGTTAGGGATATAGTAAGAGTGGAAACATGCAATACCTGCCACGACCCGTTAGAAGCGCACGGAGGTGCTAGGAGGGACGTTAGACTATGCGTGCTTTGTCATTCCACGGAGATTGAAGACCCGTCTAGCGGAGAAATTGTAGAACATATAGACCCGGGAACCGGAAACAACATCGGTTTTGAAATCATGATCCACAAGATTCATTACGCCGAAGAACTCCCAAGCGTCCAGGCTGGTATTCCTTACCGGTTCGAGGCTTTTATGGATCAAATACTGGACTTTTCACATGTAGCCTTTCCCCAGGATGCGAGGAACTGCACCAAGTGTCATACCGGGGCAACCCAGAGCGAGAACTTCAAGAATAACCCCACTAGAAATGCCTGCGGCTCTTGTCATGATGATGTTAACTTTGTGAGTGGAACAAACCATGGCGGAGGTATACAGCTCGACGATAACAATTGTTCCGGATGCCATATTCCGTTCTTCGGTAAGGAGTTTGACCTGTCGGTAGAAGGCAGTCATACGATACCGGTGAAATCGGCGCAGATTGCCGGAGTAAATTTTGAGATTGTGCGGGTTGAGAGTGCAGAAACCGGAGCCTCCACGGTAAAACCCGGCGAGCATCCCAAGGTCACCTTTAATATCACCACTGACCTGGGAGAAACAATACCACCCACGGATATGAATTTTTTAAGACTTACCCTAGCCGTACCGACAAGGGAATATTCGGGCCAGGATTACAATGGTGACGGGGAGATAGTGTCAGGCGACCCGACAAGCCCCTGGACGCCCGGTGGGGAGAATTATATACAGGAGACGATTAATGTACCCGGTGCAGCCGAAGGCCCTGACGCCGACGGTAATTTTACTTATACCTTTAAAGCCATGATACCTAACGATGCGTCTGGAAGCGGAGCCGTGGGGATTGAAGGCTATAAGTGCGCCACTGTTCAGGGAGCGAATCAAAGAAGGGGAGGGATAGCATGTACTCCCCCTCCTAATTCGCCGGACCTCAATGGAAATGGAATAGAGGATGTAGGCGAGGTGTTTAACGAGGTCCGTTTTGCTGGACACAACGTGGTTTCTTATTTCCCTATAACCGATGAAGAAGCCGTTCCGCGGCGGATGGCGGTTGATACCTCTACAAAATGTATAGCTTGCCACGGGGTATTTTCCAGGGATTTCAGTGTCCACGGCAACATTAGAAACGACAGTGAATACTGTGCCCTGTGCCATAACCCTTCGCACGACACGTTGAGCCGACAACTCCCTCCCGTAGGTGAGACCGCTTTGACCAATTCCCTCGATTTTAAGGTCTTTATTCATAAGATACATACTGGAGAGAATTTAACTAAGCAACCGTATTTACTATATTCGCCACCGGGCGGTACTTTCCCCAACCAGTCTGAAAGGGCGGTTAATTTTGGGGAGGTTCGCTATCCCGGCAATACAGCAGACTGTGAGGCATGTCATTTGAGGGGGACAAATACCCTAATTCCAGGAACCGGTGTTTTGGGGGATGACGTGTTGCCATCTACTAACCACGAGTTCACAAGGGGATTTAACACCAAGACAATCACAGAAACCTTCTTTACTCAACCGGTTATTTCTGTTTGCACCTCTTGTCATGACAGTCTTGGAGTGAGTGCGGACGGAGAAGCGTTAACCGGGGAAGGCCATCTTGCCGGCCCGCAGGCCGAGGGTGATTGCGCCAACTGTCACATAGCTGGTGATCCACTCGGCGTGGAAGAGGTGCATCTGCCTCCACTTCCGCCTGAGGAGAGAATAATTCGTCCGCAACCGGTAGATTAA